In a genomic window of Helianthus annuus cultivar XRQ/B chromosome 10, HanXRQr2.0-SUNRISE, whole genome shotgun sequence:
- the LOC110885686 gene encoding protein LURP-one-related 12 translates to MVIIEEGFVFEKETHLTVMKTSLFFAGDGFSVYDSHGQIVFRVDSYGPDSRDAGELVLMDPNGRCLLTVRRKRPSLHQRWEGFLGDGWEGKKPIFSVRRSSIIGRSNMTVELFGERTEEYQIEGQFANRNCTIYDSAKETMAEIRRKVDATTNVTLGKDVFLLTLKPGFDGAFAMGLVLVLDQINGDDGDDDVDVEPTTDCNLSS, encoded by the exons ATGGTTATTATTGAAGAAGGCTTCGTGTTCGAAAAGGAAACGCATCTGACGGTTATGAAAACCTCTCTCTTCTTCGCCGGCGACGGCTTTTCCGTTTACGACAGCCACGGCCAGATCGTTTTCCGCGTTGATTCATACGGTCCAGACTCACGTGATGCGGGCGAGCTCGTCCTCATGGACCCCAACGGCCGGTGTCTCCTCACCGTTCGCCGCAAG AGACCGAGTCTACACCAACGGTGGGAGGGATTTTTAGGCGACGGATGGGAAGGAAAGAAGCCGATATTCAGCGTGAGAAGATCGTCGATAATCGGAAGATCAAACATGACGGTGGAGTTGTTCGGAGAACGAACAGAGGAGTACCAGATCGAAGGGCAGTTCGCTAACCGAAACTGTACGATTTACGACTCGGCGAAGGAAACAATGGCGGAAATTCGACGCAAAGTGGATGCTACAACAAATGTAACGCTAGGGAAGGACGTGTTCTTGCTAACTCTGAAACCAGGGTTTGATGGTGCATTTGCAATGGGATTGGTTCTCGTGCTTGATCAGATCAACGGTGATGATggagatgatgatgttgatgtggAACCCACCACAGATTGTAATCTATCATCTTGA